One Pseudomonas sp. B21_DOA genomic window, CTCGACGCCTTCGCGAGCAGGCTCGCTCCCACATTGGAGTGCAATCTATGTGGGAGCGAGCCTGCTCGCGAAGGCCACGCCCTCTTTGGTGCTGCACCGAAGTGGCTAGACTGCGCGCCTTCCTGCCTGGACTGCCATCATGTTGCTGATGCTCTATCTGATCGCCATCACCGCCGAAGCCATGACTGGCGCGCTGTCCGCAGGACGACGCGGCATGGATTGGTTTGGCGTGGTGCTGATCGCCTGCATCACCGCGCTCGGTGGCGGTTCAGTGCGCGACGTGCTGCTCGGGCACTACCCGCTGACCTGGGTCAAACACCCGGAGTATCTGGTGCTGACGTCGGTGGCGGCGATGTTCACCGTGTTCACCGCACGCTGGATGCGCCACTTGCGCTCGCTGTTTCTGGTACTCGACGCGGTGGGGCTGGTGGCATTCACCTTGATTGGCTGCATGACTGCGCTGGAAATGGGTCACGGCATGCTGGTGGCGTCGGTCAGCGGTGTGATCACTGGCGTCTTCGGTGGCATCTTGCGTGATATCTTCTGCAATGACATTCCGCTGATCTTCCGGCGCGAACTCTACGCCAGCGTCTCGTTTGCCGCAGCGTGGTGTTACATGCTATGCCTGTATCTGAACGTGCCGGGTGAGCAAGCGATTCTGATTACTCTGTTTGGCGGATTTCTGTTACGTCTTTTGGCCATTCGCTTTCATTGGGAAATGCCGAAGTTTATTTATAACGACGAGCACTGATTCCACTGGATGTCAGCAAGTTTTTGGCTTTAAGCAATGTGCACGTAAATGTATGTTTCTTACATTTTTGCTTTTTGCTTCCTTGGGTTTGCATGTTATTCATTCAGCGACATCAGCTCTGATGTCAATTTCTGAAGTTACATGAAGACAAAAGGATTGCACCATGGATGAAATCACGGAAGAAACACAGGTTCAGCTAACTACCGTCGGGGCTTTTGAAAGCCTTACATTGCTGAAAGTTAAATTTGATGCTATTGAAAGTACGCGCAGCAAAGAACTGTTCGGCAATGGCCGTATGCAGGTAAAAGTGCAAGTGCTTGTGGCGGGTGCCGATGCCGATGGTAATGCGGTTGCTGTGCCGGCCGAGGTAATGGACAGCATTAAACTTATTCATTACAGCAACGGCCAGGCGTTGGGCAATGGCTGGGATGCCAGTACCGAGCAAGGCCAATTCACCCTGCAGTCGCACCACACCGCCAGTACCGCACTCGCCACCGATGACGACGACTCCGTACATCCGCAGGTAAGAACCTTCTGGGTATCTTCGGCCGGTGCTGGAGAAACCCAGGTTGCCGCGCGTGTGACGGTGAATCAGCAAGTCATTCGCAGTAACGGCACGACGCTTTCCAGTGTCCACGACAGCAGCGTGACCCTGATTGCGAAGGAACCTGTTGCCTATTCCATCGACAGTTTCCGCTGGTACTCGGTCAGGCGCGGGAACGAAGAGCCGGGCAACCGCATCTGGAATTATTATCTGGGGCTTTATCCGCAAGGTGGACAGCAAGTCAAACTGGTGGACTGGATTTCGGAAGGCGGCCGGAGCAGCCGCTTGTTTGCCAACGGTAACAAGCTGCGCGAGCCCTCAACCAATCATCTTCAAGGTATCTTCGTCCTTCCCGAACAGAAGACGCAGGAAGTGTGGTTGCCATACGACGGCTACCCGCTCTCCGATGTACTCAGTTTCGGCGCGCAAGGCTGGTTATTTTTATCAACCAAGAAGAAACGCTATTCGGTCAAGGTCAGTGACAGAGATGGGGAGTTGACCATAGTCCAGGCGATCTCCGGGTATTCCACTATTGAGCCAGCCAGCAGGGACGCTGAAGTATTTCACTTTCAGGCCATCGATCAATATGGCACTGAGCATAAACTTGCCATTCGTACGGATTTTGCAGAGCGCCATTTTTATTTGGAGCGTGGATAACCTCAGTGCGACAAACTTGAGCTGTTACAAGCGGTAGATATATATGCCGCTGCAGGAGGTGCAAGTCTGTAAGCTGTAACTTCGGCAATCTCTTGATTGATTGCAGTTTCGTACTTTACAGACAAGCGTTTGTTGGCTCCGCGGTGCTGCGGAGTCAACACACCACCACTCAAGGATGAGCATTAATGGTTGGCAAACCACCCCGCAAACCTGCAACCGGTCTTTCGAAAAAACCGGATCTCGACGCTGACGGCTTGCGACGGCCGCTGGACAGCGAAACAAGCCTGTCACCCCTGCCGCACCTTACCGAGCCACGACTTGCGGCGATGAGGCCGGAACCTGCGATTGTTGAATCGGTTAATCCCGAACAGGTGATCAGTGTCAGTCTGATGAATTCCGTCGCGGATGAAGTGATTCATGCCGCAGCAGGGCAGGCGCTATCGGGTTTCCGGGTACTGGCAACGACAAGTTTGATGAAGAGCGGCTCTCGGGGCGTCTGGATATTCAAGGGGCGCGAATATGTCGCTATTGCCGAAGGCCAGTTTGTCCAGGTCGTCACCGATCCGGGCAGCGGCCTGTTCAGGGCAACAAACCTCGCGAACGCGAGCCCTCCGGTCCATGGCTGATACCGGGCGACGAAGGTCAGTTCTGGCGCCCGCTCAATAGCGAGAGCGTAATTTTTGCTGATCCGGTCTCAGAGCAGACTGCGCAGCTTTTTCGCCGGACGGGCCGTTCCGTAGCGCAGTTTTCCGACACGACGATCGGGCGCATGTTAACCGTGAGCGGGGCCAATGAATCTTTGTTGCGCGATGTGCTCGTTGGTGATCGACCTGCGCCTTTTCTGCTGGAGGACACCATCAGGCGATTCGAATCCGATTACCTGATTCAGGGCGAGGGATACCTTATAGCTGCTGAGCGGTTTACGCGGTTCAAAGAACTGGAAGATATGTTCGAAGCCGATTGTGATGAAAACACTGTACGCATGCGTCGGGTATTCCCGGACCTGCCGAAAACCGCCGCGCAAGCGATATGGCGCACCACCAGCGCCAGCGAGCGTTTGCATATGCACAATCAACCGGGCATGCCACAGCGAGTTGCGCAAGAGATACTGGTGGCCCTGCGGGAAATTCGTCTGGCCCGGGCTGGGGAAGGTCTCTATTTAGAGGCAGTATCGAACCCGGACAGTGATCGATTAATGCTGCATATGCTCGGCAATCTGGCCAATTGGCCGGAGCAAATGCGCATCGAGATTCGCCGAGGGCCGATGGACTCAGAGATTCTGGGCGCTATAGGCGATGCCCGTTCGCCGTTTCGTCACGTACTGGTTCGCCAGAATGACGGCTATGCGATCCACAGTGGCGAGGGCTCTCCACCTCAGGGATCGAAAGATCTGTGTTCGGCAGTCTACTTCCTGTTGCTGCCCGAACATCGTCAACTGCTCGGTGTGACAAAGGGCGGAGGTGCGGCGCTGCGACAATTGATCCGTGCCCAGCCGCTGCCGACGCGCCAGGCCGTGGGCAAATTGCTCGGGCTCGCCCCGCTTTCCGTTAACGTCGACCCTGCCACTCTGCAATACAGGCAAGCGGGACAATTGCGAGGTGGTGGCGACAGCCAGCCGGCATCGACAAAGTCCGTCGTCGACCGAGTACATGATCTTTATCCGCAGCTTTCGGATGAAGAGGCGACGAAGTTCATCAACGAACGTTTGAAACATGATTCGGCTGGTGTATTGACTCGTCTGGAACACGAGTTTGCGACATTGTGCGATGAACTGGCGATATGGAATGCCGATGGGCTGTCACCACATGCCCAGGTATCGGAGCCAGAGGGCGCTCCCACGCAGGCCGCGCGACGCCAGGCTCGCGAGCAATTCAGCGCAAAGCTGCGAGATATCTGGCAGCGCAAGTCGGTGTCGAAATGGGGGAGGGAGACTATCATTTTTCTTACTATGTCGATTTTTCTGGTGAGCTACCAAGGTTGTCCACCAGATTTGAGTATGTAACGGAGTTGATCCTGACCGTAGAAAAACCGGGCGCACGGATGGGGGCGTTTCTTGACAGCTTTCCCAATGTTCAATCATTAGGGATCTTTGGCATTGAAATCGAGGAATTTCCTTCAGGAATATTTCAAATGCGCCAGTTAAGCGAACTTACGCTGGACGGGTGCTCGCTAACACTATCGGAGGCCACCGTTGAGGGGTTGTCCAGAATCGAAACGCTTACCCGGTTGAATCTGGCAAACAACCCTCTGACAGTTGCTCCACATGTTGGCCACATGGCAGGTTTAACCGGATTGATGCTGAGCAACGCAAATCTTTCCAGCGTTCCCTCAGGCATAGATGCGCTCCGAAAACTGGGCGTCGTGGCATTGCATGATAATCATATCTCTGACGTGGGGTATGAGTTGTTCGAGATTCCGGATACACAGAATCTGTTTGTTGGTTTGCTGAATAATCCGCTGAGCGACATATCGAAGCAACGAATCAATCAGTTTCTTGAAGACTCCAGTATGGACCGCAAGATGGAAATCCAGTCGGAGGAGTTAGTTCCTGAGTTTGGCTCCGAAAGTGAGTCCTCGGAGAGCGGGTTCTCGACAGGGTCAGACAGTGACTGAATGTTGGTGGAAGTAACGGATCCTTGGTTTTTATAACATATACAGACAAGAGTAAGCGCTCATGACGTCCCCTTCTGATTCTATGGATTCGAGATCAGGAGGAGAAAATTTCTGGAGCGCTGGAATCAAAGCGGCAGAAACGATGTTGTGTTTATCTCTTATCGTGGCGCTGGGTTTTTTCCAGTTGTGAACATTTGTGTGAGTGGATGACAGAGATGTTGAATTATTACCTCCTCACAATTTGTCGAAGGTTTCGACTGTTTTAATTCAAGTTGAGCCTCAATACTTTGCTGAGTTCTTAAAGGACGAAGTCTATTAATCAGCAAGGTATTTAAAGATGTTTGATGAGCAAGTGGGTGTATCCCGTATCGAAGTAAAACTCGACGCCACAAATTATGGCCAGCACAAAGTACTTTATGCCAACGGTCGTATGCAGGTGCGGGTGTTGGTACTTCTGCACGGGATCGATAACAATGGCGACGGCGCATCATTGCATGGGCATCCTGCGTTGCAGTCACTGCGACTTATCGCCTATAACGGCGCTCGGCCCTTGGAGGAGACTGGAATGTCTCTATTCAGGAAAATCGATATGCTCACGAAATGACGGGTGGTGCGCCGCGGGTTACCGAAGTTCCACGTGCCACGCACAACCGGATAAGTGCCGACTCTGATCCGGTGCAGATTTTTCAATTCTGGGTTTCGGCTTCCCGACCTGGAATCATGGAAGTAACCGCCGAAATTCTCATGGACGGTGTGGTAATGCGAAGTAACGGAATTGGCTTTGACAGCAGTGTTACGCTGGAAGCAGTTCCGCCGAAAAAATACAACCAGAACAGCTTTTCTCTCTATAAGTACGGTGCGTTCAGGAGCTGGTATACGAGGAGCGGATTCAAACTTTCCATATCGGGCTCCAGGCTGACGGTCGGCAGGTAAACTTGTTGGACTGGTACAGCAATGATGTAGCGCTTAATCCATATGACGCTGATGATGCGGTAATGGTGTATTCGTCAGGAACAATTAACCACTACAGTGGCGGCGGCAGGAGCTTTTACGGTTATCTGGCGCCGATCTATGGACAAACTGCTTCGATCCATACTCCTCACGGTTATGTTAATTTCCGGATCAACGATGTTCCCGGCGTGTTGACTCTCGTGCAACGCACTACTCTACAGACAGAAGAAAAACCGGAGAACGAAGGCGCGTTCGAACTCGCAGTTATTGATGAGTTCGGTACGGAGCACTGGCTTGGTATTGAGGGTGACAAAGTGCAGCGCACTTTCATTCTGGGTGAATCGAAACGGTCAACGAAGCAATTTTCCTGATTTGATTTTTGAGGCCAGCGGCGCTTCGCTGGCCGACTTGACCGTTTTAATATCTATCTGGAAAAAGGAGCTTTTTTCTATGGAAAGTAATTCATCCTCCGCTGTCCATTCAAACGCTTTCAACTTCGGTGAGTTTGTTTCCGGAGGCGTTGATCCCCGCACGGGTATGTACACCTGCGCCCTTTCGTTGGGAAAGCTGCGCTCGGCGGATCTCAATGGTCCTGAACTTGCGTTTTCAGTGGCTTTCAATCCGCTCAACCAGACAGATGTCGGCTTCGGCATTGGCTGGTCGTTGACCCTTACAAATTACGACTTGCATAGTAAAGTCATGACTTTGTCCAACGGTGAACGCTACAAGGCTGTCGAGACGTCTACCGGTTTGAAGTTCAAGGAAATGAAACTGCAGACGGCGAAGGTGTTGGTGACCGGGGCGGGGCGCTATGAAGTTCGTTACAAGGATGGTCGGCGTGAGTTGCTGAAAGTCCTGGCTGGCAGTCATTTCGCCGTAGCAGAAAAAATAATTGCGGCGAACGGTGTCAGCGTTGCGCTGAAGCATGAGTTGTTCAATGGGTTTCCCAGGTTGGCTGAAATCAACGATACCAAGCGCTGCCTGTTGAGGGTCACACGCAAGGCAGGCCAAGTGGTATTGACGCGGCATCCCGACACTGCTTCCAGTTCCGACTACAAAATGGTGTTGAAAAACGCTCGGGTCACGGCGATCGAGCTACCGGTCGGTAGAGGTTGGGATCTGGAATATGAAGTCATAGATGGGGCCAGCTATTTACACCGCGTCGTCAATCCATTGCGCGGCGTAGAAATCATTCGCTACAAGCGCCATGGTCACCGTTTCGTAAGTGGCATTGATCGAACACTGCCGTTTGTCATCGCTCACGATATTTACCCAGGAAGGGGCCAACCCAAGCTCTGCAAGGCGTACAAGTACTCCGACCATAACTTTCTTGGCCAGGGGCTGTCGCCGGCCAAAGCCAGCGACGGTGATCCTCTCTATCAGGCGCCCGGCTATTACGTATACACCTCGGATGAGAAGTGGGTGGTAAAGGGCAAGGTCCACACGCGCATCAAGCGCACCTACAACAAGTTTCATCTTCTGGTCGCAGAGACGACCACCTGTGGCGACGCGCAGATCGAAGCCATCACCGAGTATCACTGCTCCGTCACCAAGCCATTCAATGACCAAGTGGCTCAGTTCCGCATGCCGAAGGTGCATTCGGTGACGTACCTTGATCGGCGCACCCAGCAAAAACGGCTGGAAACTACGGTCACCGAGTTCGATAACGAAGGCAACCTGGTCAAGCAGGTCGAGCCAAACGGGATCACGACTTCGACCGAATTCTATCCGGCAAGTGGTGGGGATAATTGTCCGGAGGATCCGCTGGGTTTCTCCAGGTTCCCGAGAAAGAGGACGGTCACGGCTGCCGGGGCGGATGGTGCTTCGACTGTCACGTACTATGACTATGCACTGCATACTGCATTGGAAGGTGCGCAGCTGGCATCCGTGTTACCGGTCGAGGAGCGTCTCTTCGAAGTTGTGGACGGCGTTGAGCAACTGCGTTCGAAAACCGCACGCAGTTATCTGGACTCGCCCAAGGATCCCCTCAAACACGGCGCCACTAAAGAGCAAATCTTCACCCTGAATGAGAAAAAACCACAACAGAATTCTCCTATGAACTCGAGGGTGACAGGCTGCGGGTCAAGTCCAGCACACGCGGATTTGACGGAGCGTTGCAGAGCAGTGAGACAGTGCTTTCGACGCTAACCGGCCTGTTGATGGCGCAAACAGGTGTCGATGGCGAGCACATCGAACATCAATATGACGCCATCGGCCGGGCAGTGCGCAAAACGGTCGCTTCCGGCACCGCTTATGCCGCCGCTACCCAGTGGGCGTATCTGGCCGCCAGCAAACAGCAGCCGGCGACGGTGGTGACCACGGATCCCGCCGGCGGCGAGCAGAGAGTGGCCTACGATGGCCTGGAACGGATCATCACCGTTCAGGAAAAGGACTGCGACCATCCCGACAAGGACGGTCTCATCCAGGCTCGCACACTTTATTCTGCCCTGTATGATTCGGTCGGTCACAAGGTGAACGTGACGCTGACCGATTGGCGCGATAACAAGCCTTATCCGGTCAGCACCCGCTACGAGTTCGATTCCTGGGGTCAGGTCAGCAAGACGCTGCATGCCGATGGGCGTATTGAACATAGTGAGGCGAATCCGGTCCTTCGCCAGCACAGCCATTGGCTTCAGGGCATGGGCAAGACACTCACCCTGATCAATGACTTCGACAAGCCGTTGAGTGTCGAGAGCTTCAATCTGAAGAACAAGAGTCTCGGCAAAACCGTTTACACCTATGACGGTTACGGACGCACGACCAGCCAGACAGATCCTGTCGGCAATACCAGGAAATATGAGTACGACGTTTTCGACCGGATGATCCGCAGTGTTATGCCCGACGGCAGTAAGGTCGTAACCGACTACGCGGAGCATAGTGATGAAGGGCTTGCGATCGACATCAAAGTCGGTGACAAAGTGTTGGGCCAGCAGACTTATGATGGTTTGGGTCGTTTGATCCAAAGTACCGTGGGCGGACGAAAGTCTGAGGCTGGTTATGAAGCGGGCTTCACTCAGCCACAGTGGCACAAGAGTGCTGATGGCAAAAAAACCGAGTTCACTTATTTGCGCGATCTGGGCGGTTTACTGACTGAGCGCAAGGCGGGAGAAGAGGTCACGACA contains:
- a CDS encoding trimeric intracellular cation channel family protein — its product is MMLLMLYLIAITAEAMTGALSAGRRGMDWFGVVLIACITALGGGSVRDVLLGHYPLTWVKHPEYLVLTSVAAMFTVFTARWMRHLRSLFLVLDAVGLVAFTLIGCMTALEMGHGMLVASVSGVITGVFGGILRDIFCNDIPLIFRRELYASVSFAAAWCYMLCLYLNVPGEQAILITLFGGFLLRLLAIRFHWEMPKFIYNDEH